From a single Cydia strobilella chromosome 17, ilCydStro3.1, whole genome shotgun sequence genomic region:
- the LOC134748759 gene encoding metaxin-1 isoform X2 has protein sequence MASIELDIWRGEWGLASIDSECLKVLTYMKFIGVPVKVRESNNPFFTPKGRLPVMRDGRTVLTNFEEVVDHLKTLHYSTDVHLNTKQAAEASAFTQYLTEKLYPAYQFAWWVDEKNYADLTRPTYAKALRIPFNFYYPSRYQTAAKEMVDALYGEHTDLREIEKTIYGEAEKCLKTLSDRLGESEYFFGNRPSSFDATVFAYLAPLVKAPFPNATLANHVKGIANLTRFVARINQKNFRQVTDEYHKQNAKQQSTGTQSDREAANFPHQTRNKLLAALFAAIAMTGYAVANGMFQDLKDFEHSQDYNEMFENDEDDN, from the exons atggcaAGTATAGAATTGGATATATGGAGAGGAGAATGGGGTCTGGCTTCGATTGATTCAGAATGTCTTAAAGTTTTA ACCTATATGAAATTTATCGGAGTGCCAGTAAAAGTGCGGGAATCAAACAATCCATTTTTCACACCCAAAGGCAGGCTACCAGTCATGCGCGATGGACGCACCGTCCTTACTAATTTTGAAGAAGTTGTTGATCATTTAAAAACCTTG CATTACAGCACAGATGTCCACTTAAACACGAAGCAGGCAGCCGAAGCCAGTGCCTTTACCCAGTACCTGACCGAGAAACTTTATCCTGCATACCAGTTTGCGTGGTGGGTGGATGAGAAGAACTATGCAGATTTGACTCGGCCCACATATGCTAAGGCTTTGAGAATTCCCTTCAACTTCTACTATCCCTCCAGATACCAAACAGCAGCTAAAGAGATGGTTGATGCACTATATGGAGAGCACACAGACCTTAGAGAAATAGAAAAAACA ATATATGGTGAAGCagaaaagtgccttaaaaccctgTCAGACAGGCTCGGAGAGAGTGAATACTTCTTTGGTAACCGGCCATCCTCATTTGATGCCACTGTGTTTGCATACCTGGCTCCTCTAGTCAAGGCTCCCTTCCCAAATGCAACGCTGGCTAACCATGTTAAAGGCATTGCGAACCTCACTAGGTTTGTTGCGAGGATTAATCAGAAGAACTTCAGACAGGTTACTGATG AATACCACAAACAGAACGCAAAGCAGCAGTCAACGGGCACGCAGTCCGACCGCGAGGCGGCCAACTTCCCGCATCAGACGCGGAACAAGCTGCTCGCGGCGCTGTTCGCCGCCATCGCCATGACGGGCTACGCCGTGGCCAATGGCATGTTCCAG GATCTGAAAGATTTCGAACACTCCCAAGACTACAACGAGATGTTTGAGAATGACGAAGAcgacaactga
- the LOC134749039 gene encoding B-cell receptor-associated protein 31-like has protein sequence MSIQWTFIAGYLYFEIAIVAIMMLPIASPRRWQQFFRSRLFAMFREHAAYYFYILLGVLSLFLMDAIREMRKYSHTDNHFHFSTEMKGNVKLFRAQRNFYITGFAIFLAFVIRRLVTMILIQAELLEKSERIIREAETAKDLAKTTVLTQALQSAGDSNNVENLERLLLDEQTRIKELEEEVTSLKEQLNEAKCKFLKEQLNEVKCKLAERKSE, from the coding sequence ATGTCTATTCAGTGGACATTTATCGCCGGCTACCTGTATTTCGAAATTGCAATAGTGGCTATAATGATGCTTCCCATCGCCAGTCCGCGACGATGGCAGCAATTCTTCAGATCGCGGCTGTTCGCCATGTTCCGCGAGCATGCGGCATATTACTTCTACATTCTACTCGGCGTACTGAGCTTGTTCCTCATGGATGCGATCCGGGAGATGAGGAAATACTCACATACTGATAACCACTTCCATTTCTCGACCGAAATGAAAGGCAATGTAAAACTTTTCCGAGCTCAACGGAACTTTTACATCACCGGTTTTGCCATTTTCTTGGCATTTGTCATAAGGCGCCTTGTTACTATGATTTTGATACAAGCTGAGCTGTTGGAGAAGTCGGAAAGGATCATTAGAGAAGCTGAAACTGCTAAGGACCTCGCCAAGACTACTGTATTGACACAAGCTCTGCAGTCCGCTGGGGATTCTAACAATGTTGAAAATTTGGAAAGGCTGTTGCTGGATGAACAAACCAGAATCAAAGAGTTGGAGGAGGAAGTAACATCTTTGAAAGAGCAGCTGAATGAAGCTAAATGTAAATTTTTGAAGGAGCAGCTGAatgaagtaaaatgtaaattgGCTGAAAGGAAGTCTGAATAA
- the LOC134748759 gene encoding metaxin-1 isoform X1, whose product MASIELDIWRGEWGLASIDSECLKVLTYMKFIGVPVKVRESNNPFFTPKGRLPVMRDGRTVLTNFEEVVDHLKTLHYSTDVHLNTKQAAEASAFTQYLTEKLYPAYQFAWWVDEKNYADLTRPTYAKALRIPFNFYYPSRYQTAAKEMVDALYGEHTDLREIEKTIYGEAEKCLKTLSDRLGESEYFFGNRPSSFDATVFAYLAPLVKAPFPNATLANHVKGIANLTRFVARINQKNFRQVTDEYHKQNAKQQSTGTQSDREAANFPHQTRNKLLAALFAAIAMTGYAVANGMFQRLAGWSWRRTRLLHRVRVLKKRLERAQLKPRANNDVKPP is encoded by the exons atggcaAGTATAGAATTGGATATATGGAGAGGAGAATGGGGTCTGGCTTCGATTGATTCAGAATGTCTTAAAGTTTTA ACCTATATGAAATTTATCGGAGTGCCAGTAAAAGTGCGGGAATCAAACAATCCATTTTTCACACCCAAAGGCAGGCTACCAGTCATGCGCGATGGACGCACCGTCCTTACTAATTTTGAAGAAGTTGTTGATCATTTAAAAACCTTG CATTACAGCACAGATGTCCACTTAAACACGAAGCAGGCAGCCGAAGCCAGTGCCTTTACCCAGTACCTGACCGAGAAACTTTATCCTGCATACCAGTTTGCGTGGTGGGTGGATGAGAAGAACTATGCAGATTTGACTCGGCCCACATATGCTAAGGCTTTGAGAATTCCCTTCAACTTCTACTATCCCTCCAGATACCAAACAGCAGCTAAAGAGATGGTTGATGCACTATATGGAGAGCACACAGACCTTAGAGAAATAGAAAAAACA ATATATGGTGAAGCagaaaagtgccttaaaaccctgTCAGACAGGCTCGGAGAGAGTGAATACTTCTTTGGTAACCGGCCATCCTCATTTGATGCCACTGTGTTTGCATACCTGGCTCCTCTAGTCAAGGCTCCCTTCCCAAATGCAACGCTGGCTAACCATGTTAAAGGCATTGCGAACCTCACTAGGTTTGTTGCGAGGATTAATCAGAAGAACTTCAGACAGGTTACTGATG AATACCACAAACAGAACGCAAAGCAGCAGTCAACGGGCACGCAGTCCGACCGCGAGGCGGCCAACTTCCCGCATCAGACGCGGAACAAGCTGCTCGCGGCGCTGTTCGCCGCCATCGCCATGACGGGCTACGCCGTGGCCAATGGCATGTTCCAG CGACTCGCGGGCTGGAGCTGGCGGCGCACGCGGCTACTACATCGCGTGCGTGTGCTCAAGAAGCGGCTCGAGAGAGCGCAACTCAAGCCCAGAGCCAACAACGATGTGAAGCCGCCGTAA